GAGCTTCATACCCATCGCCTCAACAGGGATCAGGATGTCGGAAAAGAGTATAGCCGCATCAACACCGAGGATATCCACCGGCTGAAGTGTCACCTCAGCAGCAAGCTCAGGGGTCTTACACAGGGTAAGAAAGTCCACCCTCCGCCTCACCTCCCGGTATTCAGGCAGGTACCTGCCTGCCTGACGCATTATCCATACAGGGGTGTACTCCACGGCTTCACCTCTGCATGCCCTGAGAAAAGTATCGTTCATAAAAACCTCCTTACTAAACACAGATGATCACTGATACAAGCGCAGATGACCGCAGATACTGTGCTAATCTGTATTTTTTCTATCTGTGTTATTTATCAGTGTAAATAAGCCTTTTTACCCCAAGTTTACTTGTTCCAAAATTAGCCAGCAATACAAGTTTATACTTTGTGCCTTTCACATAATAATAGACTTGGTCTCTCATAGCTTTTGTAATAGCCGGTGCCACTTTAACTTCTAATATAACTTTTTCATCTATAATGAAATCAGGTCTGTATACCCCCACTTTCTTTCCCTTGTATTTAACATCTATGGTTTTTTCTTCTACAAAAGGAATTCCTTTTTCAATTAATTCTATAGTAATTGCCTTATGATAAATAATTTCTTTATGTACACTACCCAATTCTTTATGAATTTCATAAAGAACCCCTATGATTTTGTAGGTTAAATCTTTATAAATATATTCTGTTTCTTTATATGTGCCCATCTGTGTCTTTTCTGCGATCATTTGCGTTTCTCATCTGCGATCATCTGTGCTTTTCTCCATCTGTGCCAATCTGTGTTTCTTAGGCATATAGCCGCAGAAAGGCTCCTCATCCAGGAAGTCTCCGGTAACTGCATACGCCCTTGCCCGACAGCCGCCACAGACATTTATGTACTCACAGGAGCCGCAGCGTCCCTTGTAACTCTTGAAGTCACGGAGTTCCCTGAAGAGCTCCGAGTTCTCCCATATGTCCTTGAAGGGCTGCTCAAAGACGTTCCCCGCCGACTTTGGAAAGTAACTGCAGGGAAGCACATCCCCGTCAACATCAATAAGACATATCAACTGTCCGGCAATACAACCCTTTGCACCACCTGTGGAGAACTTAAGAGATCTCCTCTCAAACGCCTCACCCTCATGCCTCGATTGCTGAAGCACTATTCTGTAGTAGTGAGGGGCGCAGGTAGGTCTTACAAGCATCTCCTTTTCGAGTTTTTCCATCTGATAGTGCCACTCGAGGATCTCCTCATAATCCTCCTTTGAGATAAGTTCGTTCATAATCTCCTCACCCCTGCCTGTAGGAACAATCATGAACATATACCATGCAGTGGCGCCAAGTTCCTTTGCCAGACGGTAGACCCGCGGGATCTCCTCCTGGTTCCTCTTCGTAAAGGAAGAATTTATAATAAACTCTATCCCATGTTTTCTGAAGAGCCCGGCAGCCCTGATGGTACCCTCAAAGGCACCCCTCTGCTTACGGAAGTCATCATGAACATCTGCGGTTGATCCGTCAAGGCTCAAGGAGACTATCTTTATGCCCGATTCCTTTATCCTCTCACATCTTTCGTCATCAACAAGCAGACCGTTCGTCGCCATACACATCCTGAGCCCCTTATCAGTGCCGTATCCGGCAATATCAAAGACGTCTTTTCTCATCAACGGCTCTCCACCTGAAAGCACAACTACAGGCTTTGCGTAACTTGCAATGTCATCAATGACCCGGTATGCATCCTCTGTCGGAAAATCAGGGTGCCCCTTCACCACGGCCTCGGATGCAGATCGGCAGTGAACGCACCTGAGGTTACATCTTCTTGTAATTTCCCATGCTATCCACTTAGGTCTGAATTCCATGTCTTACTCCTGCGTCAAGCTCTCCGGCCGAAGGCCGGAGCTTGCCGATGGCATGCCTTACAGCATAGCAATGTAAGGTTTTGATATTTTATCTTTATATTTGCCTCCGGCACTTCGGTGCTTTCGGCAAAGAACATTGTAAGGAAATTTGATTAATTAGAGTCCGTGTATAAACTCGAACAGTTGCCGTTACTCCGTCATTCCCCGAAAGCATTCGGGAAATTATTCAAAGCGCAAAGCGCATAGCATTAGTTTTTCTGTCATTCCGGCTTGTCCGGAATCTGTCTTTAAGAAGGATTCCCGACGCGCTTCACTTGCGGGAATGACAAATAACCGTAGTTTACACAGACTCTGCTTACATTCCTTGCCTTCATCCCCGACCAAAGATCGGGGCTTTCGGTAAGGTGCATTGTAAATTTTAAAACCTCAAATACTCCGGCACATTGAGCAAATACCGGTTGTTTTGCCTGAACTAAGCGATTCTTCAGAAAAAATGAGAGGATTGCGGAATTAGCGGTTATGTCACCCCTGCCCTCCTCCATCAAGGTGGAGAGGGAATTTTTGAGAAGTCCCCATCCCCTAATGGGAGAGCATTGGGGAGAGGTGTTCAAAATCATTTAATTCAGGTTTTATCAAAACTCAGTGTCTCTGTGGTTCGGTCTTTATTATACAACCATTCCGGCCGGTTTTTCACTCCAGAGCCTCTCTTCTATAGCGCTCAGCAGTGGTGGAAAGGTATTCCTGTCAAGCGCGGAGATGGATACAGCACTGTAAAGCACGGCTATATGCCCTGCCTCCTCGGGCGGCAGTTTGTCTATCTTGTTAAATACAAGGAGCCTTTCCTTGTCGGAGAGGCCAAGCTCCCTAAGGGTCCGCTCAACCGATTGAATATGCAGTTCAAACCCTGGATTGGATGCATCCACCAGTTGAATTAAAAGATCTGCATCATCAAGTTCTTCAAGGGTTGATTTAAAGGCGGACATCAGGTCTTTCGGCAGGTCCCTGATGAAACCAACCGTGTCTGTTATGATAATCTCCCTCTCCCTCGGGAAACGGAGCCTTCTGCTTGCAGTATCAAGGGTAGCAAACATCCTCTTCTCCGTAAAGGTACCGCTTTCCGTGAGGTTGTTAAGCAGGGTGGACTTGCCCGCATTGGTGTATCCTACAATAGAAACAATGGGTATCCCCCTCTGC
This bacterium BMS3Abin08 DNA region includes the following protein-coding sequences:
- the albA_4 gene encoding antilisterial bacteriocin subtilosin biosynthesis protein AlbA, which codes for MEFRPKWIAWEITRRCNLRCVHCRSASEAVVKGHPDFPTEDAYRVIDDIASYAKPVVVLSGGEPLMRKDVFDIAGYGTDKGLRMCMATNGLLVDDERCERIKESGIKIVSLSLDGSTADVHDDFRKQRGAFEGTIRAAGLFRKHGIEFIINSSFTKRNQEEIPRVYRLAKELGATAWYMFMIVPTGRGEEIMNELISKEDYEEILEWHYQMEKLEKEMLVRPTCAPHYYRIVLQQSRHEGEAFERRSLKFSTGGAKGCIAGQLICLIDVDGDVLPCSYFPKSAGNVFEQPFKDIWENSELFRELRDFKSYKGRCGSCEYINVCGGCRARAYAVTGDFLDEEPFCGYMPKKHRLAQMEKSTDDRR